Below is a genomic region from Scyliorhinus canicula chromosome 2, sScyCan1.1, whole genome shotgun sequence.
ctgagtgaggcaagggaggaaatagcaggggtgctggcaataattttcaattcctctctggccacaggagaggaatcagaggactggaggatagccaatgtggttgcTTGCTTTTGTTATGGGGAAGTCACATCTGACCaacctgattgaatttttcgaagagataaccaggtgtgtagatgcgGGCAATGTATTTGACAGTCGACtcggacttcagcaaggcttttgataagatcccacatgggagactgatagcgaaggtaagagcccacgggatccaaggaaatttggaaaattggctgagtggcaggaagcagagggtgatggtcgagggatgtttttctgactggaagcctgtgtccagtggggtcctgcagggggcagtgttggggtcctgcagggggcagtgttggggtcctgcagggatcagtgttggggtcccgcaggtatcagtgttggggtcctgcagggggcagtgttggggtcctgcagggggcagtgttggggtcctgcagggatcagtgttggggtcccgcaggtatcagtgttggggtcctgcagggggcagtgttggggtcctgcagggggcagtgttggggtcctgcagggggcagtgttggggtcctgcagggggcagtgttggggtcctgcagggatcagtgttgggcccttgCTTTTTGTACTTTATATAAAGGATTTAGAtaggaatgtaggagggttgatcagtaagtttgtggatgatgcaGAAATtgctggggtggtaaatagtgaggaggataacctTCGATTTCAGGAAGAtagagacgggctggtcagatggactgatcagttggaaatggaattcaatctggataagtgtgaggtgatacaattgggcaggacaaacaaagcaaggaaTAAAGGATAAATAGCAGGactctgggaagcaccgaggatcagagggaccttgatgtgcatgtacaccggtcccttaaggtagcagagcaggtggatactgtggttaggaaggcatatggtaaacttgcctttattagccgaggcaaagAGTTTAAGAGAGGGAGGTTGTGCTGGAACTgtgtaaaacattggttaggccacaggtagagtattgtgtgcagctttggaatccacattattggagggatgtgatagcactggaaagagtgcagaggagatttactaggatgttgtctgggctggagagtgttagttatgaatacggtaaatgggcaataaatgccagcaatgcccacatcccatgaaatattttttttaaaaaagagggctTTAAACTATAGGGGGAGGGTTCAGGTTTGGTGGAATTTAGAGAAAAGCAGTAGAAGATCTGCTgtgaaaattttttatttttagtggtagcacggtagcattgtggatagcacaatcgcttcacagctccagggtcccaggttcgattccggcttgggtcactgtctgtgtggagtctgcacatcctccccgtgtgtgtgggggtttcctccgggtgctccggtttcttcccacagtccaaagatgtgcgggttaggtggattggccatgataaattgcccttagtgtccaaaattgcccttagtgttgggtggggttacgggtttatggggatagggtggaggcgttaaccttgggtagggtactctttccaggagccagtgcagactcgatgggccgaatggcctccttctgcactgtaaattctatgaagagaggttggatagactggggttgttttccttggagcagagaagactgaggggagacatgattgagatgtagaaaattatgaggggcactgatagagtagacaggaagaaactttccccCTTAGTGGAGTGGTCTATgaacagggggcatagatttaaggtgaggggcaagaggtttggaggggatgtgaggaaaaacctttttacccagagggtggtgggaatctggaactcgctgcctgatagggtggtggaggcagagaccctcagaacatttaagaagtatttagatgtgtcaTTGTGATGccagggcagacaaggctatgggccaagtcctgggaaatgggattaaaatagttaggtgattgtttttgaccggcgcagactcgatggactaaagggccttttctgtgctatatGACTCTATGACACTGGGGCCTTCCAACAAGTCAGGAGTAAGAGCTATCATTCAGAGGGGATAAAAGAGTAAAAATGAAAAAGACATGTTAACCAGACCGGTCATTTTTTGTTAGTGCTGCTCTCACCCGTAGTCCTGCTTCAGTAAGCTCGAGACAGTATCTGTTTCCTTCCTTTGTTTCTACATTAATATAGGCAACATCTTCTCCAACTGGGAGGCTTTTTGAGACAGCCATGTGACGAACAGCAAAGTTGACGTCATTCACCACTGCCTCTGCCTCCACTCTCATATCCTTCACGTCTGCCCCCACAAAGTCTCTCTCTTCCCAATCTGCAACCTCACAGAAATTATTCACCATTGATTGATTCAGATCTTGGGGATCACAGTCCATTGTCTGGATATGATATTGGTCCTTTTGAAGAGACTGGAAATGAAAAAGCGAAACATAATTATTTCAAAAAGACATTGAGCAATTAATATCTCCAGGACACAGcagcaataattttttttaaaatttagaatacccaatttttttttccaattaagaggcaatttagcgcggccagtccacctaacctgcacatctttgggttgtgggggtgaaacccacgcagacacggagagaatgtgcaaagtccacacggacagtgacccagggtcgggattcgaacccaggtcttcagcgccgcagtcccagtgctaaccactgcaccactgtgctgccccacagaAGCAATAATTAACTCAAGTTAATTTTTGATAAACCTGCATTGCCATTAATCCTCTCCTGCTGGTCTATCAATTGTCACAATGATGTGCTGTGTGCAATGTAGAATATTAATCATTAGTTTCACCAGCTGGTGTAACACTTtagactgttttaaaaaaaaaggagacaGCTAGAACTGCAAATACACTAGGTGTTGATGCCGGGAAGGATTTGTGgatttccacgacagcaaaattggtgccGCACATcaactgattcagcgactgttaaggggctagcatccACACCCCAGCCagtcaggaccagcagcccatggtcacgcctctctgtgtcctctctctctcccttaaccACAACGGCAGTTTCCCGATTTTGAAAAGAGCAATGAACCTCGCCCCAGTGGATGCGGAGAgtcacagaggccccggagaataccggatcaggcctgctaatgatatgccaagggtgtttactgtacgtgcgttctgcaacacattgatgccgctgtcgaggcaccagcgaaatgcaatttggcgtgaaactggcacccgccacaatttcggcatgaggacctattctctgcccactaGGTTTTAAAATGACTGCATAAGTCACCTGGCCTGCAAGTTGGCCAATTTTCTTGTGGCCTCTGAAAGCAAATTACCAGGGGACAGATCTAAGCAGTTCTCTGATGAACTTAACATTTGCCATTGTCTGAACTTTCTGCAAAACATAAGGGAAATATGTCATTAGACTTCATAACCACTGAAAAAAATGAGGACAAACGAAATGCATCATTCAAGGAGAGTGATAGTCCCCCCCCCTTATCAGTTTCAACTGCATCttaataggatcatagaatttacagtgcagaaggaggccattcggctcatcgagtctgcaccgacccctgtaaagagcatcccacttaagcccacacctccaccctatccccataacccaataatcccccctaacctttttggatagtaGGGGGCAATTtactctggccaatccacctaatctgcacatctttggactgtgggaggaaaccggaacacccggaggaaacccacgcagacatagggagaacgtgcagactccacacagacagtgacccagtgggtttgaacctgggaccctggagctgtgaggcagcagtgctaaccactgtgccaccgtgccgacacCTCAGAGCACTGGCAAGGATCATACAGGAGCTGGAGGGGCGGGGCAAAGACAAGATTCTGAGATCGGAGAGCCAGTTTTAGAGTTAATTTCATGGCCTCCACCCCATGGAGATCCGGTGCCCCCCAAGAATTtgggcacctccccgctccccccacaATACCAAAATGAGGAAACCAACACCAAGCCCTCGCAGGTATTGGTGCTCTCCCCTCCACCGCACACAGAGAACCCCTGCCACAATGGAGGGGGAAACACCCCGCCAGAgtccccttggcactgcccctgccaggGCCAATGCCCAGCCTTGCACCTCAACCCCTGGGGTCtacaggaacctcttcaccccagGCATGGTCATCACGACTGCTTTTCGCTTTTGAAAACTAGTAATGATTGGCTCCAGCGTCATGTCAcactgctgggggagggaggctgcgTCATTGCCGGATGCTACGGCGTCAAGTCCTTTaataatatataaaattatgttaATGCATTGCAATCAGGGCATGTCCTTTCAAACTGAGATCTTGCCAACACAAATCCTGTTTTTGGCCACCCgtgagatttagcagccattacGGGATTTGCACCCACGGGGCTAATGGGTGTAAATTTAACTGAGTTTAATTTAGTATTTTTGTGTAAGAAAGGGTAAAACTCTTGTTAGTTTCACAttaaacaaaggtgtttgcatgtataGGGGTTTAAGTTACAGTTCAAACGACATTTTTGTAgttttgtgggcggcacggtagcataatggttagcactgttgcttcacagcatcagggtcccaggttcgattccctgctgggtcactgtgaggagtctgcacattctccccgtgtctgcgtgggtttcctccaggtgctccagtttcctcccacaagtcccggaagacgtgctgcaggtgaattggacattctgaattctccttcggagtacccgaacaggcgactaggggcttttcacagtaacttcattgcagtgttattgtaagcctacctgtgacaataataaagattattattaggctaAGTGGGAGTGAAGGATTATTGTATTGTCATCAAACATTTTGTGTTTTTCTTGATAAAATCTACtcggcagtcctgtgactctgttcatccacgGTTTCTAAACAGAAGTAAAAGTTACATCCTCTGAgccaggttccattctgggaacttcccgtccagtagtaacaccaactgggattttTATAGCTACTTTGTTAATATGGATTGCTCTCCATTAAATTCCAAGAGCCAGCTGTTATCTGATTGGAACCCCACTTGCAAAAAGTTATGGTTAAAAGCATTGTCTGACTGTTAAAACAGGAGAGTGTTCAAAGGCTCTAGTGACATCCAGCAGTCTGCAGAATGTAAAATTATCTCTTTCCCTGCCATTCTCAACTTCAGACACAATCTCCGTTACATTTTGGAATACATCAGAGACAgtctgcggaattctccgtcggcaggatcttccggtccgcaGGCAGCACATCTAcccccacgggtttcccgacggcatggggtggctacaatAGGAAACCCCGTTGGCCAGCTGCAAGGAGAATCCCGATCCTGGCGGGAGCAGTGCGTAGGAAAACGTGGCTGCAgaccggagaaacccgcccagagAATTTTAATTGAAAGGAACTTTAAGTGTCATAGTATCCACTTTGAAAAAAGACCAATTAGCTTAAAAACAACTAGCACACATCGGCCGCAACATTTCTGGAATTTCAAGACTACACCAGAACATACTTGGGATGTATTTTTACCTTTAATCAagggatttaaaaaaatcaataaaacaaACTCATTACTTggtaacatgaaatgaaaaatgaaatgaaaatcgcttatcgtcacgagtaggctttgatgaaattactgtcaaaagcccctagtcgccacattccagcgcctgttcggggaggctgttacgggaatcgaaccgtgctgctggcctgctttcaaagccagcgatttagccctgtgctaaacatcccctgagggaggggattgggaggggcgaggagaggttggagaaagcAAATTGGGTTCAGGAGAAAGAGAATCAGATGGAGGAGGGAAGCGGGAATCtgatggagggggaagaggatcaggcgggggggaaagaggataaggggggggaggggaagaggataaggcggatgggaagaggataaggcgggggggaagaggataaggcgggggggggaagaggataaggcagggggggaagaggataaggcgggggaagggaaggggatcagatgggggggagaaagagggttaGGCGGGAGGAAAGAGGGTCAGGCAGGGGGGAAAGAGGGtcaggcaagggggaaagagggtCAGGCAGGGGGGAAAGAGGGTCAGGCAGGGGGGAAAGAGgatcatgcgggggggggggggaaagaggatcatgcgggggggggaagaggatcagacgggggggaagaggatcatgcggggggggaaagaggatcaGGCGGGGGGAAAGAGGATCAGGCGGGGGGAAAGAGGATCAGGCGGGGGGAAGAGGATCaggcgggggggggaaagaggatcgGGGGAAAGAGGATCAGGCAGGGGGAAGAGGATcaggtgggggggaaagaggatcAGGCGGGGGGAAAGAGTATCAAGCAGGGGGGAGAGGATCAggcagggggggaaagaggatcatgcgggggggaaagaggatcatgcggggggggaagaggatcaggcgggggggaagaggatcaggcggggggggaaagaggatcaGGCGGGGGGGAAGAGGATCAGGCGGGGGGAAAGAGGATCAGGCGGGGGGGAAGAGGATCAGGCGGGGGGGAAGAGGATCaggcggggggggaagaggatcAGGCGGGGGGGGAAAAAGGATCAGGCGGGGGGGAAGAGGATCAGGCGGGGGGGAAGAGGATCaggcggggggggaagaggatcaggcggggggggaagaggttcAGGCGGGGGGGAAAGAGGATCAGGTGGGGGGAAAAGAGGATCANNNNNNNNNNNNNNNNNNNNNNNNNNNNNNNNNNNNNNNNNNNNNNNNNNNNNNNNNNNNNNNNNNNNNNNNNNNNNNNNNNNNNNNNNNNNNNNNNNNNCTTAACCGGGACTAGAAAGAATCTATATTCCGGCAGCCTTGCCTCATGTAAATTACCTCAGACGACCATCGGGCGACCATCAATGAAACATCTTCCTGAGAGAAAGACGCCGATCGGCCCACCCACAGTTTAAATTAACGACTGTTTTGAAGCGGCTGCGCGCGCGCTCCCCACGGGCGGACGtcacggcggcggcggcggctgcGCCATCATTATGACGGGCAGACTGCCCCACGCCACGCTCAAAGATGGCGGCGACGCTCGACGGGCGCCATGTTTGTGACGGGCAGACTGCCCCGCGCCACGCTCAAAGATGGCGCCGCCACTCGGCGGGCGCCATGTTTGTGACGGGCAGACAGCCCCAGTGGCGCTCAAAGATGGCGGCGGTTGGTCGGAGGGAAGGTGTGCGGAGTTACGTCAGCCGTTGAGTGCGGCCTATCTGTCAGCGAGGCCTGAGAGTCCGGCTTGAGGGTGCTTGCTGCTGGACGGAGGGGGCTTCTCTGCCCGGTCTACATCGACAGCTGAGACTGGGAACCCTGAGGGAGAGGAGTAACTGTTGAGGGGAGGGTGTGACTTGTGGGGCTGGTCAGAAGGGTGAAGATTGAGGGGACGGGGTAGGAATTGAGGGAGAGGAGGCAATATTGAGGGGCCGTGTGTgattattgggggaggggtcagtgtggaggggcagtgggttagtatTGGGGAGGGTTCAGTATTAAGGGGGAGGGATAAGATTTTGAGAGGAGAGAGTAAGTATTGAAGAGAAAACATAGGGGGTGAATTGAAGGGAAAGTCCTCTGGAAACAAGCATAATGAGAGATTGAGGTGAAGGGACGATGACTTGGGTGGTGAGGATAAATACAGAAGGGATAAATACTGAGGGAGAAGGGTACAGTTTAGAAAGAGGGGGTAAATACTTGAGAATCTCGAGAAATGGCTAATGCAAGATAAACAAGAAATGCGAACTAGGGCGAGAGATAAAAGCATAAGCCATTGGGGATGGGAATGTAACCATTGAGGGTAAAGTGTGAAAGCAAAGATTTGGGGTGCTGGGTGAAGGCAGTGTAAGTATTGTAAAATAAAGGAATGCAGACATATTAATCCATCAAATAAGCTAAAAGGTAAGATCGAgcggtggaggaggtgagggctAAAGGTGGGCA
It encodes:
- the LOC119979503 gene encoding GSK3-beta interaction protein isoform X1; amino-acid sequence: MVARWSSESLQKDQYHIQTMDCDPQDLNQSMVNNFCEVADWEERDFVGADVKDMRVEAEAVVNDVNFAVRHMAVSKSLPVGEDVAYINVETKEGNRYCLELTEAGLRVVAHGFDEVDESLSMQYHETIYSLLDSVSPAYREAFGNALLHRLEALKKVQE
- the LOC119979503 gene encoding GSK3-beta interaction protein isoform X2; this translates as MDCDPQDLNQSMVNNFCEVADWEERDFVGADVKDMRVEAEAVVNDVNFAVRHMAVSKSLPVGEDVAYINVETKEGNRYCLELTEAGLRVVAHGFDEVDESLSMQYHETIYSLLDSVSPAYREAFGNALLHRLEALKKVQE